Proteins encoded in a region of the Butyricicoccus intestinisimiae genome:
- a CDS encoding LCP family protein, producing the protein MRKKSIFVYILLLLAIVCAACFGAYQYFFGALEHDSSFEDAVDNAVDRLAVNEQTDLNNADIKNIAIFGIDSQDSKKGRSDATMILSIDRVHNKIKLCSIARDTLVYIPDKDVYEKFTHAYAYGGAQLAVKTLNKNFNLNITDYVAVNFSEMASIVDMLGGVQVNLSEAEIPYLGECGKSLTAGDSVTLNGEQAVSYSRIRHLDSDDMRTSRQREVMASLFSKAGSLTATQYPALIRQGLGLCTTSLDYSEILKLSQFLLTSKPTLEQDALPGSHVDAWGGIMPSSRAWCYVYDLREASDYLLSFIYEDIYTSAGINLPSATVDKSFIK; encoded by the coding sequence ATGAGGAAAAAGTCAATATTCGTATATATTCTTCTGCTCTTGGCAATCGTCTGCGCGGCCTGCTTCGGCGCGTATCAGTATTTCTTCGGCGCACTCGAGCACGATTCTTCCTTTGAGGACGCCGTGGACAATGCAGTAGATCGTCTCGCCGTCAATGAGCAAACCGATTTAAACAACGCGGATATCAAAAACATTGCCATCTTCGGCATTGACAGTCAGGACAGCAAAAAAGGCCGTTCGGACGCGACCATGATTCTATCCATTGACCGCGTACACAACAAAATCAAGCTGTGTTCCATTGCCCGCGACACCTTGGTTTATATTCCGGATAAAGATGTATACGAGAAGTTCACGCACGCCTATGCATACGGCGGCGCACAGCTCGCCGTGAAAACGCTCAACAAAAACTTCAATCTCAATATTACCGATTATGTCGCTGTCAATTTCAGCGAAATGGCGAGCATCGTGGACATGCTCGGCGGCGTACAGGTTAATCTGAGCGAAGCTGAGATTCCGTATCTCGGCGAATGCGGCAAATCCCTGACTGCCGGCGACAGCGTGACATTAAACGGAGAACAAGCGGTTTCCTATTCCCGCATCCGCCATTTGGACAGCGATGACATGCGCACAAGCCGTCAGCGCGAAGTCATGGCCTCTCTGTTTTCCAAAGCGGGCAGTCTGACCGCGACCCAATATCCCGCACTGATCCGTCAGGGACTGGGGCTGTGCACCACATCTCTGGACTATTCCGAGATTCTCAAGCTGTCACAGTTTTTGCTCACGAGCAAACCGACCTTGGAGCAGGACGCCCTTCCGGGCAGCCATGTCGATGCTTGGGGCGGTATTATGCCGTCCAGCCGCGCTTGGTGCTACGTCTATGACCTGCGAGAAGCATCAGATTATCTGCTCTCCTTTATTTATGAGGATATTTACACCAGCGCCGGCATCAATCTGCCGAGCGCAACCGTTGACAAGAGCTTTATCAAATAA